From a single Gemmatimonadales bacterium genomic region:
- the rpoB gene encoding DNA-directed RNA polymerase subunit beta, which yields MTQNRSLITFSKREGGMPMPHLLDIQTAAFQTLLVPDDVHGARQDVSLERVFRDLFPITDVNEKYKLEFLGYSLGEAKYAVEECIERDMTYAAPLKAKLRLDVYEEVEGQKRLKNAIEKEVYLGERPIMTPLGTFVINGAERVVVSQLHRSPGVVFEEDTHPNGQRLFSARIIPFRGSWVEFTIDIHDVIYVHIDKKKKFPATALLRAFGHGNNADILKLFFATKELNITGKLEGRQEKREVLGSLLAVQVLNPEDARGEPLAEVGDELTQERLNEMRHKGVKSVTVFAGYTTLDVREEEQPTTTRDRHNHVLAFDAADPETGEVMAEGGAELTDALRKKLIKAGVHKVEVLLPAGRSESPLIKNTLAKDPTHSEAEALEQIYALLRPGDAPNLETARQQLQKLFFNPKRYDLGRVGRYKINQRLKLKTDANHTVLTEDDFVAIIRYLIDLHDGRGFTDDIDHLGNRRIRSVGELIANQFSVGLSRMARLVKERMSINSDPEKISLDDLVNARTVSAVIQAFFGSSQLSQFMDQTNPLAELTNKRRLSALGPGGLTRERAGFEVRDVHYSQYGRMCPIETPEGPNIGLITSLSTYARINDLGFIETPYRVVKNGKVTDEIRWLSASDEEDYTVAQANAVITPDGSFVDQLVLCRKGDDYPLLPPERIDFMDVAPEQLVSIAAALIPFLEHDDANRALMGSNMQRQSVPLLFPQAPLVGTGLEEKVARDSGALIVARRAGAVTRVTADEIIVDAGANGAALGDTPLARLHQHDRYRVKKFWRTNQDTAINQRPLVQLGQKVDAGEIIADGAATEGGELALGSNVLVAFMPWYGHNFEDAIVLSERLVKDDVYSSIHIQELELHVRDTKRGQEEITREIPNVSDESVVDLDERGIVRIGAHVKPGDILVGKITPKGETELSPEEKLLTAIFGEKAKDVKDSSLKVPPGMAGVVIDVKIFSRIEDQVVEKDRGERIGEVRRIENDEKARINTVMLDELGHLLAGQEVALMLKAGTVEEYLPSGTKLTASALEGVDLGDVDLKTLRVANKAANERIRQSIDMAGRERAKVEEKAEDQIDKILQPDELPPGVIQLVKVYIAEKRKISVGDKMAGRHGNKGIVARIVPEEDMPFLPDGTPVDIVLNPLGVPSRMNVGQILETHLGWCARILGFEAKTPVFRGADEAEIGVLLRLAGFRWAAEGLRLRHAAPVLPPAAITRLVADLKRVAPKGEHTTLGEAGIAMLGARNASAETREIFGSVRSFMVEAAKELAERELTQRRQELEFHRAQSERDDLGKEQHKASAKAVKDLEKAAAASPAEALEAASHPALAGLLGPKGESDVDAAADELLRAAGLTPGGKGRLRDGRTGQFFEGEVTVGSIYMLKLSHLVDDKIHARSIGPYSLVTQQPLAGKAQFGGQRFGEMEVWALEAYGAAHVLQEMLTVKSDDVNGRSKVYEAIVKGQNLPEPGIPESFNVLVKELQALGLKVTLGTTEAGDE from the coding sequence ATGACCCAGAACCGATCGCTGATCACGTTCAGCAAGCGCGAGGGCGGCATGCCGATGCCGCACCTCCTCGACATCCAGACCGCGGCGTTCCAGACCCTGCTGGTACCCGACGACGTCCATGGCGCGCGTCAGGACGTCTCGCTCGAGCGCGTCTTTCGGGACCTGTTCCCGATCACCGACGTGAACGAAAAATACAAGCTGGAGTTCCTGGGCTACTCCCTGGGCGAAGCCAAGTACGCGGTCGAGGAGTGCATCGAGCGCGACATGACCTACGCGGCGCCGCTCAAGGCCAAGCTCCGGCTCGATGTGTACGAGGAAGTCGAGGGCCAGAAGCGGCTCAAGAACGCCATCGAGAAGGAAGTCTATCTGGGCGAGCGGCCCATCATGACCCCGCTCGGGACGTTCGTGATCAACGGCGCCGAGCGGGTCGTGGTGAGCCAGCTGCACCGGTCGCCGGGCGTGGTGTTCGAGGAGGACACCCACCCCAACGGCCAGCGGCTGTTTTCGGCGCGGATCATTCCGTTCCGGGGCTCCTGGGTCGAGTTCACGATCGACATTCACGACGTGATCTACGTCCACATCGATAAGAAGAAGAAGTTTCCCGCCACCGCGCTGCTCCGGGCGTTCGGCCACGGGAACAACGCGGACATCCTGAAGCTCTTTTTCGCCACCAAGGAGCTCAACATCACCGGCAAGCTGGAGGGCCGGCAGGAGAAGCGCGAGGTCCTGGGCTCGCTGTTGGCCGTGCAGGTCCTCAACCCAGAGGACGCGCGGGGCGAGCCGCTGGCGGAGGTGGGCGACGAGCTCACCCAGGAGCGGCTGAACGAGATGCGCCACAAGGGGGTGAAGAGCGTCACCGTGTTCGCCGGGTATACCACGCTCGACGTCCGGGAGGAGGAGCAGCCGACCACCACCCGCGACCGGCACAACCATGTGCTGGCCTTCGACGCGGCCGATCCGGAGACCGGCGAAGTCATGGCCGAGGGCGGGGCGGAGCTGACCGATGCGCTCAGGAAGAAGCTGATCAAGGCGGGCGTCCACAAAGTGGAGGTGCTGCTGCCGGCCGGCCGGTCGGAGTCGCCCCTGATTAAGAACACCCTGGCCAAGGACCCGACCCACAGCGAGGCCGAGGCCCTGGAGCAGATCTATGCCCTGCTCCGGCCGGGCGACGCGCCCAACCTGGAGACCGCGCGGCAGCAGCTCCAGAAGCTGTTCTTCAACCCCAAGCGGTACGATCTGGGCCGGGTGGGCCGCTACAAGATCAACCAGCGGCTCAAGCTCAAGACCGATGCGAACCACACGGTCCTGACGGAGGACGATTTCGTCGCCATCATCCGTTACCTGATCGACCTGCACGACGGGCGCGGCTTCACCGACGACATCGACCACCTGGGCAACCGGCGGATCCGGAGCGTGGGGGAGCTGATCGCCAACCAGTTCTCGGTGGGCTTGAGCCGGATGGCGCGGCTGGTCAAGGAGCGAATGAGCATCAACTCGGATCCCGAGAAGATCTCGCTGGATGACCTGGTGAACGCCCGGACGGTAAGCGCCGTCATCCAGGCGTTCTTCGGGAGCTCGCAGCTCTCCCAGTTCATGGACCAGACCAACCCGCTGGCGGAGCTGACCAACAAGCGGCGGCTCTCGGCGCTGGGCCCGGGCGGGCTCACCCGCGAGCGTGCCGGGTTCGAGGTCCGCGACGTGCACTACTCGCAGTACGGCCGGATGTGCCCGATCGAGACCCCGGAAGGTCCGAACATCGGCCTCATCACCAGCCTCTCGACCTACGCCCGGATCAACGATCTCGGGTTCATCGAGACGCCGTACCGGGTGGTCAAGAACGGCAAGGTCACCGACGAGATCCGCTGGCTCTCGGCCAGCGACGAGGAGGATTACACCGTCGCCCAGGCCAACGCGGTCATCACGCCGGATGGGTCGTTCGTCGACCAGCTGGTGCTCTGCCGCAAGGGCGACGACTACCCGCTGCTGCCGCCGGAGCGAATCGACTTCATGGATGTGGCGCCGGAGCAGCTGGTCTCGATCGCGGCGGCGCTCATCCCGTTCCTGGAGCACGACGACGCCAACCGCGCGCTGATGGGCTCAAACATGCAGCGGCAGAGCGTGCCGCTCCTCTTTCCCCAGGCGCCGCTGGTGGGCACTGGGCTGGAAGAGAAGGTGGCGCGCGACTCGGGCGCCTTGATCGTGGCCCGGCGGGCCGGGGCAGTTACCCGGGTCACCGCGGACGAGATCATCGTCGACGCCGGCGCCAACGGTGCCGCCCTGGGCGACACGCCGCTGGCCCGGCTGCACCAGCACGACCGCTACCGGGTCAAGAAGTTCTGGCGCACCAACCAGGACACCGCCATCAACCAGCGGCCCCTGGTCCAGCTCGGTCAGAAGGTGGACGCCGGCGAGATCATCGCCGATGGGGCGGCCACGGAGGGCGGAGAGCTCGCGCTCGGCAGCAACGTGCTGGTGGCGTTCATGCCGTGGTACGGGCACAACTTCGAAGACGCCATCGTGCTGAGCGAGCGGCTGGTGAAGGACGACGTCTACTCCTCGATCCACATCCAGGAGCTGGAGCTGCACGTCCGCGACACCAAGCGGGGCCAGGAGGAGATCACCCGGGAAATCCCCAACGTCTCGGACGAGAGCGTCGTCGACCTCGACGAGCGGGGCATCGTCCGGATTGGGGCGCACGTCAAGCCGGGCGACATCCTGGTCGGCAAGATCACGCCCAAGGGCGAGACCGAGCTGTCGCCCGAGGAGAAGCTGCTCACCGCGATCTTCGGCGAGAAGGCCAAGGACGTGAAGGACAGCTCGCTCAAGGTGCCGCCCGGCATGGCCGGCGTGGTGATCGACGTCAAGATCTTCAGCCGGATCGAAGATCAGGTGGTCGAGAAGGACCGGGGCGAGCGGATCGGCGAGGTGCGCCGGATCGAGAACGACGAGAAGGCGCGGATCAATACGGTCATGCTGGACGAGCTGGGTCATCTCCTGGCGGGCCAGGAGGTGGCGCTCATGCTCAAGGCCGGCACCGTGGAAGAGTACCTGCCGAGCGGCACCAAGCTCACCGCGTCCGCGCTCGAGGGGGTGGACCTGGGCGATGTCGACCTCAAGACGCTCCGGGTGGCCAACAAGGCGGCCAACGAAAGGATCCGCCAGAGCATCGACATGGCCGGGCGGGAGCGGGCCAAGGTGGAGGAGAAGGCGGAGGACCAGATCGACAAGATCCTCCAGCCGGACGAGCTGCCGCCCGGCGTCATTCAGCTGGTGAAGGTGTACATCGCCGAGAAGCGGAAGATCTCGGTGGGCGACAAGATGGCGGGCCGGCACGGCAACAAGGGCATCGTCGCCCGGATCGTGCCGGAGGAGGACATGCCGTTCCTGCCGGACGGCACGCCGGTGGACATCGTGCTCAACCCGCTCGGCGTCCCCAGCCGGATGAACGTGGGTCAGATCCTGGAGACCCACCTGGGCTGGTGCGCCCGGATTCTGGGCTTCGAGGCGAAGACTCCAGTGTTCCGGGGAGCGGATGAGGCGGAGATCGGGGTGCTGCTTCGCCTGGCGGGCTTCCGCTGGGCCGCCGAAGGTCTCCGGCTCCGCCACGCGGCGCCGGTGCTGCCGCCGGCGGCGATCACCCGGTTGGTGGCCGACCTCAAGCGGGTGGCGCCCAAGGGCGAGCACACCACCCTGGGCGAGGCGGGCATCGCCATGCTGGGAGCCCGGAACGCCTCGGCGGAGACCCGGGAGATCTTCGGCAGCGTCCGGAGCTTCATGGTCGAAGCCGCCAAGGAGCTGGCGGAGCGGGAGCTGACCCAGCGGCGGCAGGAGCTGGAATTCCACCGCGCGCAGAGTGAGCGCGACGACCTGGGCAAGGAGCAGCACAAGGCGTCAGCCAAGGCGGTGAAGGATCTGGAGAAGGCGGCCGCGGCCAGCCCGGCCGAGGCGCTGGAGGCGGCAAGTCACCCGGCGCTGGCCGGGCTGCTGGGGCCCAAGGGTGAATCCGACGTCGACGCGGCGGCCGACGAGCTGCTTCGCGCGGCGGGACTGACGCCTGGTGGCAAGGGGCGGCTCCGCGACGGACGCACCGGCCAGTTCTTCGAGGGCGAGGTGACCGTCGGTTCGATCTACATGCTCAAGCTGAGCCACCTGGTCGACGACAAGATCCACGCGCGCTCGATCGGTCCGTACTCGCTCGTCACCCAGCAGCCGCTCGCCGGCAAGGCGCAGTTCGGCGGCCAGCGGTTCGGGGAAATGGAAGTGTGGGCGCTGGAGGCATATGGTGCCGCGCACGTGCTGCAGGAGATGCTCACGGTCAAGTCGGATGACGTGAACGGCCGCAGCAAGGTGTATGAGGCGATCGTGAAGGGGCAGAATCTCCCCGAGCCGGGGATTCCGGAGTCGTTCAACGTGCTCGTGAAGGAACTGCAGGCGCTCGGCCTGAAGGTCACGCTCGGGACCACCGAAGCCGGCGACGAATAA
- the rplL gene encoding 50S ribosomal protein L7/L12 produces MATTTLSNEEILEAIGQKTVIELADLIDAFKTKFNVTVAAAPAGGGGGGGAAAPAVEEKTEFAVILKEGGAKKIQVIKVVREITSLGLKEAKDAVDNVPSTIKEGISKAEAEEIKKKLEDQGAVVELK; encoded by the coding sequence ATGGCAACGACCACGCTGAGCAACGAAGAGATCCTCGAAGCGATCGGCCAGAAGACCGTCATCGAGCTCGCGGACCTCATCGACGCCTTCAAGACCAAGTTCAATGTGACCGTCGCGGCGGCCCCGGCGGGCGGCGGCGGCGGTGGCGGCGCGGCGGCGCCGGCGGTAGAGGAGAAGACGGAGTTCGCCGTCATCCTCAAGGAGGGTGGCGCCAAGAAGATCCAGGTGATCAAGGTGGTCCGCGAGATCACCAGCCTGGGACTCAAGGAAGCCAAGGATGCCGTAGACAACGTGCCCAGCACCATCAAAGAGGGCATCTCCAAGGCGGAGGCGGAGGAAATCAAGAAGAAGCTGGAAGATCAGGGTGCGGTCGTCGAACTGAAGTAG
- the rplJ gene encoding 50S ribosomal protein L10 gives MNKTQRQETVETLTALLKDAPHVYVTDFSGLSVLRMTEFRRRLRTAGVSYVVVKNTLAQRAFAANGINALDEHLAGPTGLVLTKDPLAAAKVLNDFVKEFERPAVKIGLVDGKAVGPAHVKRLGEIPSREVLLAQVAGCFNGLLYSFVGALEALREQRGTAS, from the coding sequence ATGAACAAGACCCAACGGCAGGAGACGGTGGAGACGCTGACGGCGCTGCTCAAGGACGCGCCGCACGTCTACGTGACCGACTTCAGCGGGCTCAGCGTGCTGCGCATGACCGAGTTCCGCCGCCGGCTGAGGACCGCCGGGGTGTCCTACGTGGTAGTGAAGAACACGCTGGCCCAGCGGGCGTTCGCCGCGAACGGCATCAACGCGCTGGACGAGCACCTGGCCGGCCCCACCGGCCTGGTGCTGACCAAGGATCCGCTCGCCGCCGCCAAGGTGCTGAACGACTTCGTCAAGGAGTTCGAGCGGCCGGCGGTCAAGATCGGACTGGTGGACGGCAAGGCCGTGGGACCGGCCCACGTCAAGCGGCTGGGCGAGATCCCGTCGCGCGAGGTGCTGCTGGCTCAGGTGGCGGGCTGCTTCAACGGTCTGCTGTATTCATTTGTCGGCGCCCTCGAGGCCCTCCGCGAACAGCGCGGTACCGCTTCTTAA
- the rplA gene encoding 50S ribosomal protein L1, translating to MPAAGKKFRAAVSKVDRGREYPIADAVALVKGTSFAKFDETVDVAVNLGVDPRHADQVVRGTVVLPHGTGKPVRVLVVTQGDRVREAEAAGADFVGIEYIQKIKDGWLECDVIVATPDVMGQLGQLGRVLGPRGLMPNPKAGTVTMDVGKAVREIKAGKIEFRVDKTGNVHAPVGKVSFSPDQLAANVSAFMDTIVRAKPAAAKGTYIRSATVSSTMGPGVKLDTAVYR from the coding sequence ATGCCCGCCGCCGGAAAGAAGTTCCGCGCCGCGGTCAGCAAGGTCGACCGCGGGAGAGAATATCCGATCGCCGACGCGGTCGCGCTGGTGAAGGGCACCTCGTTCGCCAAATTCGACGAGACCGTCGACGTCGCCGTGAACCTCGGCGTCGATCCCCGCCACGCCGACCAGGTGGTGCGGGGCACGGTGGTGCTGCCCCACGGCACCGGGAAGCCGGTGCGGGTCCTGGTCGTCACCCAGGGCGACCGGGTGCGTGAGGCCGAGGCGGCGGGGGCCGACTTCGTGGGGATCGAGTACATCCAGAAGATCAAGGACGGCTGGCTGGAATGCGACGTCATCGTCGCGACGCCCGACGTCATGGGTCAGCTGGGCCAGTTGGGGCGGGTGCTGGGTCCCCGCGGCTTGATGCCCAATCCGAAGGCGGGCACCGTCACCATGGACGTGGGCAAGGCGGTACGCGAGATCAAGGCCGGCAAGATCGAGTTCCGGGTGGACAAGACCGGGAACGTGCACGCGCCGGTGGGCAAGGTGTCGTTCTCGCCCGACCAGCTCGCGGCCAACGTCTCGGCGTTCATGGACACCATCGTGCGGGCCAAGCCGGCGGCGGCCAAAGGCACGTATATCCGCTCGGCCACGGTCTCCAGCACCATGGGGCCGGGCGTGAAACTCGACACGGCGGTGTATCGATGA
- the rplK gene encoding 50S ribosomal protein L11 has protein sequence MAKKIQALVKLQCPAGAATPAPPVGTALGPHGVNIMEFVKQFNARTQSQSGMVIPVVVTIFADRTFTFITKTPPAPNLLLKEAGVEKGSGNPNRTKVGRVTRAQVKKIAEIKMADLNASDLDSAMRMIAGTARSMGLEVID, from the coding sequence ATGGCAAAGAAGATCCAGGCGTTGGTGAAATTGCAGTGCCCGGCCGGAGCGGCCACGCCCGCCCCGCCCGTGGGCACGGCCCTGGGTCCGCACGGCGTGAACATCATGGAGTTCGTGAAGCAGTTCAACGCCCGGACCCAAAGCCAGAGCGGGATGGTGATCCCGGTGGTGGTGACGATCTTCGCCGATCGTACCTTCACCTTCATCACCAAGACCCCGCCGGCCCCGAATCTCCTGCTCAAGGAGGCGGGGGTGGAGAAGGGGAGCGGCAACCCCAACCGCACCAAGGTGGGGCGGGTGACCCGAGCGCAGGTCAAGAAGATCGCGGAGATCAAGATGGCCGATCTCAACGCCTCCGATCTGGACAGCGCGATGCGGATGATCGCCGGCACGGCCCGCTCGATGGGGTTGGAGGTGATCGACTGA
- the nusG gene encoding transcription termination/antitermination protein NusG, translated as MEYRWYAIQTTAGHENKVRSLLQRRIEDDPRPADQKLIRQALVPVQEVIEIKNGKKVNVERKLYPGYVLVEMAMSQEALHVVNSIQGVIKFVGTGKLPQPLRQDEVNRLLGIAEAVAETEPKEEIPFMIGQVVEITEGPFSDFSGTVEEVIADKGKVKVSVSLFGRPTAVELDYMQLRGH; from the coding sequence ATGGAATACCGGTGGTACGCGATCCAGACGACGGCCGGACACGAGAACAAGGTGCGCAGCCTGCTGCAGCGGCGCATCGAGGACGATCCGCGCCCGGCGGACCAGAAGCTGATCCGCCAGGCGCTGGTCCCGGTCCAGGAAGTCATCGAGATCAAGAACGGCAAGAAGGTGAACGTCGAGCGCAAGCTGTATCCCGGCTACGTCCTGGTGGAGATGGCCATGAGCCAGGAGGCGCTACACGTGGTGAACAGCATCCAGGGCGTCATCAAGTTCGTGGGCACCGGCAAGCTCCCGCAGCCGCTCCGGCAGGACGAGGTCAACCGGCTCCTGGGCATCGCCGAGGCGGTGGCGGAGACCGAGCCGAAGGAAGAGATCCCGTTCATGATCGGGCAGGTGGTGGAGATCACCGAGGGACCGTTCTCCGACTTCAGCGGCACGGTGGAGGAGGTCATCGCGGACAAGGGGAAGGTCAAGGTGTCGGTGAGCCTGTTCGGGCGGCCGACGGCGGTGGAGCTGGACTACATGCAGCTGAGAGGGCATTAG
- the secE gene encoding preprotein translocase subunit SecE, which produces MERVQAAAQPGNRLVGWFGQTRHFLVAVREELRKVTWPTRDELIKATRMIVILSIVLGITIGLLDWILQAILVNGVARLAR; this is translated from the coding sequence GTGGAGCGCGTGCAGGCGGCGGCGCAGCCCGGCAATCGTCTGGTCGGCTGGTTCGGCCAAACGCGGCACTTCCTCGTGGCCGTGCGGGAAGAGCTGCGCAAGGTGACCTGGCCCACCCGGGACGAGCTGATCAAGGCCACGCGGATGATCGTGATCCTCTCGATCGTCCTGGGGATCACGATCGGTCTGCTCGACTGGATCCTCCAGGCCATTCTGGTGAACGGAGTCGCGCGGCTCGCGCGGTAG
- the rpmG gene encoding 50S ribosomal protein L33, producing the protein MPRDKIILECTECKNRNFFTDKNKRKHPERVERRKYCPHCDTHRVHKESK; encoded by the coding sequence ATGCCGAGAGACAAGATCATTCTCGAGTGCACCGAGTGCAAGAACCGCAACTTCTTCACGGACAAGAACAAGCGGAAGCATCCGGAGCGGGTGGAGCGGCGGAAGTACTGCCCCCACTGCGATACGCACCGGGTCCATAAAGAGTCCAAGTAG
- the tuf gene encoding elongation factor Tu, with protein MAKAKFERTKPHVNVGTIGHVDHGKTTLTAAITAIQAKKGLAQFTAYDQIDKAPEERERGITIATAHVEYESAKRHYAHVDCPGHADYVKNMITGAAQMDGAILVVSAADGPMPQTREHILLAKQVNVPYIVVFMNKVDMVDDPELLELVELEVRELLSSYDFPGDDTPIIKGSALQALQSGDPASEQGQKIQELLDALDSYIPQPKREIDKPFLMPVEDVFSITGRGTVATGRIERGVVKVSEEVAVVGFNSAKKTVVTGVEMFRKLLDQGEAGDNVGLLLRGVEKTEIERGMVLAKPGSITPHTHFEAEVYVLTKEEGGRHTPFFKGYRPQFYFRTTDVTGSVELPAGVEMVMPGDNVQMTIELITPIAMDEGLRFAIREGGRTVGAGVVTKILK; from the coding sequence ATGGCCAAGGCCAAATTCGAGCGGACGAAGCCGCATGTGAACGTGGGGACGATCGGGCACGTGGACCACGGGAAGACGACGCTGACGGCGGCGATCACGGCGATCCAGGCGAAGAAGGGGCTGGCCCAGTTTACGGCCTACGACCAGATCGACAAGGCGCCGGAGGAGCGGGAGCGGGGGATCACCATCGCGACGGCGCACGTGGAGTACGAGTCGGCCAAGCGGCACTATGCCCACGTGGACTGCCCGGGGCACGCGGACTATGTGAAGAACATGATCACCGGGGCGGCGCAGATGGATGGGGCGATCCTGGTGGTGTCGGCGGCGGACGGCCCGATGCCGCAGACCCGGGAGCACATTCTGTTGGCCAAGCAGGTGAATGTGCCCTACATCGTGGTGTTCATGAACAAGGTGGACATGGTGGATGACCCGGAGCTGCTGGAGCTGGTGGAGCTGGAGGTGCGGGAGCTGTTGAGCAGCTACGACTTCCCGGGGGACGACACGCCGATCATCAAGGGGAGTGCGCTGCAGGCGCTGCAGAGTGGGGATCCGGCGAGCGAGCAGGGGCAGAAGATCCAGGAGCTGCTGGATGCCTTGGACAGCTACATCCCCCAGCCCAAGCGGGAGATCGACAAGCCGTTCCTGATGCCGGTGGAGGACGTGTTCTCGATCACCGGGCGGGGCACGGTGGCGACGGGGCGGATCGAGCGGGGGGTGGTGAAGGTGTCGGAGGAGGTGGCGGTGGTGGGGTTCAACAGTGCCAAGAAGACGGTGGTGACGGGGGTGGAGATGTTCCGCAAGCTGCTGGACCAGGGGGAGGCGGGGGACAACGTGGGGCTGCTGCTGCGGGGGGTGGAGAAGACCGAGATCGAGCGGGGGATGGTGCTGGCCAAGCCGGGGTCGATCACGCCGCACACCCACTTCGAGGCCGAGGTGTATGTGCTGACCAAGGAGGAGGGGGGGCGGCACACCCCGTTCTTCAAGGGCTACCGGCCCCAGTTCTACTTCCGCACCACGGACGTGACGGGGAGCGTGGAGCTGCCGGCGGGGGTGGAGATGGTGATGCCGGGGGACAACGTGCAGATGACCATCGAGCTGATCACCCCGATCGCCATGGACGAGGGGCTCCGCTTCGCCATCCGCGAGGGCGGCCGCACCGTCGGGGCCGGCGTCGTCACCAAGATCCTGAAGTAG
- the cysS gene encoding cysteine--tRNA ligase, giving the protein MTLRLYNTLSRQIETFEPLQPGRVSMYTCGPTVYNYAHIGNFRTFLFEDLLRRWLEASGYDVFHIMNLTDVDDKTIGGALEAGVPLRRYTEGFVEAFHEDRRYLRIKDASVYPRATDYIAAMITLVEGLLAKGIAYRAEDGSVYFAIARFPAYGKLSQVDRRELKTGASERVSADEYAKEDVRDFAVWKAAGPADEKVGAAWDAPFGRGRPGWHLECSAMALELLRRTQGTEVLDIHAGGVDLIFPHHEDEIAQSCAFTGQELFARFWVHGEFLNVRGEKMSKRFGNITTPRDLREDGVDPGAIRLLMSQVHYRQRLDLTDEGLASAAEGSRRLGELQHRLLASRSEADAAPFAEAAERLGRELADALDDDLNAPRAVAAMFAFASAANAALDGGQRPGPRAVAAWERAEGVLAVTSAVQVLKVGASAVLAERGDESALAELPPEGGSEEALRGWALRWAVRRREAKAARNYPEADRIRALLRASGWEVRDGRDGSVEVVRS; this is encoded by the coding sequence GTGACCCTTCGGCTCTACAACACGCTCTCCCGCCAGATCGAGACCTTCGAGCCGCTTCAGCCGGGCCGGGTCTCCATGTACACCTGCGGGCCCACCGTCTACAACTACGCGCACATCGGCAACTTCCGCACGTTCCTCTTCGAGGATCTGCTGCGTCGTTGGCTGGAGGCGAGCGGGTACGACGTCTTCCACATCATGAATCTGACCGACGTGGACGACAAGACGATCGGCGGCGCGCTCGAGGCGGGCGTGCCGCTGCGCCGCTATACCGAGGGGTTCGTGGAGGCCTTTCACGAGGACCGGCGCTATCTCCGCATCAAGGACGCGAGCGTCTATCCCCGGGCCACCGACTACATCGCGGCGATGATCACGCTGGTCGAGGGGTTGCTGGCCAAGGGCATCGCCTACCGCGCGGAGGACGGGTCGGTCTACTTCGCCATCGCCAGGTTCCCCGCCTACGGCAAGCTCTCGCAGGTGGACCGCCGGGAGCTCAAGACCGGGGCCAGCGAGCGGGTGAGCGCCGACGAATACGCCAAGGAGGACGTCAGGGATTTCGCCGTCTGGAAGGCGGCCGGCCCGGCGGACGAGAAGGTGGGAGCGGCCTGGGACGCGCCGTTCGGCCGGGGCCGGCCGGGCTGGCATCTCGAGTGCTCGGCGATGGCGCTGGAGCTGCTCCGCCGCACGCAGGGCACCGAGGTGCTCGACATCCATGCTGGTGGGGTGGACCTGATCTTTCCCCACCACGAGGACGAGATCGCTCAGAGCTGCGCCTTTACCGGGCAGGAGCTCTTCGCCCGCTTCTGGGTGCACGGCGAGTTCCTCAACGTGCGGGGCGAGAAGATGTCCAAGCGGTTCGGGAACATCACCACGCCGCGGGACCTGAGGGAGGACGGCGTCGACCCCGGCGCCATCCGGCTGCTCATGTCCCAGGTGCACTACCGGCAGCGGCTCGACTTGACCGACGAGGGCTTGGCCAGCGCGGCGGAAGGCTCCCGCCGGCTGGGCGAGCTGCAGCACCGGCTGCTGGCGAGCCGGTCCGAGGCCGACGCGGCGCCGTTCGCCGAGGCCGCCGAGCGGCTGGGGCGCGAGCTCGCCGACGCGCTGGACGATGACCTCAACGCTCCGCGCGCGGTGGCGGCGATGTTCGCCTTTGCCAGCGCGGCCAACGCGGCGCTCGACGGTGGGCAGCGACCCGGACCACGGGCGGTGGCCGCGTGGGAGCGCGCGGAGGGCGTGCTGGCGGTCACCTCGGCGGTGCAGGTGCTGAAGGTGGGCGCGTCGGCGGTGCTCGCCGAGCGGGGGGATGAGAGCGCACTGGCGGAGCTTCCGCCCGAGGGAGGGAGCGAGGAGGCTCTCCGGGGCTGGGCCCTCCGCTGGGCCGTTCGCCGGCGGGAGGCGAAGGCCGCCCGGAACTACCCGGAAGCGGACCGGATACGGGCCTTGCTGAGGGCGTCCGGGTGGGAGGTGCGGGACGGTCGAGACGGCTCGGTCGAAGTCGTCCGGTCGTAG